A genomic stretch from Apodemus sylvaticus chromosome 12, mApoSyl1.1, whole genome shotgun sequence includes:
- the Dusp12 gene encoding dual specificity protein phosphatase 12 isoform X1 produces the protein MLQVQGSNHGCERQAPTTSPASSAAHAVEVRPGLYLGGAAAVAEPDRLREAGITAVLTVDSEPAFRAGAGFEGLRSLFVPALDKPETDLLSHLDRCVAFIGQARSEGRAVLVHCHAGVSRSVAVVTAFIMKTDQLTFEKAYENLQMVKPEARMNEGFEWQLKLYEAMGYEVDTCSAIYKQYRLQKVTEKYPELQNLPQELFAVDPTTISQGLKDDILYKCRKCRRSLFRRSSILGHSEGSGPTAFAHKRPAPSSVLTTGSPAQCTSYFVEPVQWMESTLLGVMDGQLLCPKCSAKLGSFNWYGEQCSCGRWITPAFQIHKNRVDEMRTLPPLGSQTKKP, from the exons ATGTTGCAAGTGCAGGGCTCTAATCATGGCTGCGAGCGCCAGGCTCCGACTACCAGTCCCGCCAGCTCCGCAGCGCACGCGGTGGAAGTGCGGCCCGGGCTGTATCTGGGTGGGGCAGCGGCAGTGGCGGAACCGGACCGCCTGAGGGAGGCGGGCATCACCGCCGTGCTGACGGTGGACTCGGAACCGGCTTTCCGGGCTGGGGCTGGCTTCGAAGGCCTCCGGAGCCTCTTCGTGCCGGCGCTGGACAAACCCGAAACCGACCTGCTCAGCCACCTGGATCGGTGCGTGGCCTTCATCGGCCAGGCTCGCTCCGAGGGCCGTGCGGTGCTGGTGCACTG TCATGCAGGAGTCAGTCGCAGTGTTGCTGTAGTGAcggcttttatcatgaagacgGACCAGCTTACCTTTGAAAAGGCCTATGAGAACCTCCAGATGGTCAAGCCGGAGGCTAG GATGAACGAGGGGTTTGAGTGGCAACTGAAGCTGTACGAGGCGATGGGATACGAGGTCGACACCTGCAGTGCCATTTACAAGCAGTACCGTTTACAGAAGGTGACTGAGAAGTACCCAG AACTTCAGAATTTACCTCAAGAACTCTTTGCTGTTGACCCAACTACTATTTCACAAGGACTAAAAGATGACATTCTCTACAAATGTAGGAAGTGCAG GCGGTCTTTATTTAGACGTTCTAGTATTTTGGGTCATAGTGAAGGAAGTGGGCCAACAGCCTTTGCTCACAAGAGGCCGGCACCATCTTCTGTACTCACCACAGGAAGTCCGGCTCAGTGCACGTCTTATTTTGTTGAGCCTGTGCAGTGGATGGAATCTACGTTGTTGGGAGTCATGGATGGGCAG cttctttgcCCAAAATGCAGTGCCAAGTTGGGTTCCTTTAACTGGTATGGCGAACAGTGCTCGTGTGGTCGATGGATAACCCCTGCTTTTCAAATACACAAGAACAGAGTGGATGAAATGAGAACATTGCCGCCGCTGGGATCACAAACAAAGAAACCGTGA
- the Dusp12 gene encoding dual specificity protein phosphatase 12 isoform X2 — MLQVQGSNHGCERQAPTTSPASSAAHAVEVRPGLYLGGAAAVAEPDRLREAGITAVLTVDSEPAFRAGAGFEGLRSLFVPALDKPETDLLSHLDRCVAFIGQARSEGRAVLVHCHAGVSRSVAVVTAFIMKTDQLTFEKAYENLQMVKPEARMNEGFEWQLKLYEAMGYEVDTCSAIYKQYRLQKVTEKYPELQNLPQELFAVDPTTISQGLKDDILYKCRKCSFFAQNAVPSWVPLTGMANSARVVDG, encoded by the exons ATGTTGCAAGTGCAGGGCTCTAATCATGGCTGCGAGCGCCAGGCTCCGACTACCAGTCCCGCCAGCTCCGCAGCGCACGCGGTGGAAGTGCGGCCCGGGCTGTATCTGGGTGGGGCAGCGGCAGTGGCGGAACCGGACCGCCTGAGGGAGGCGGGCATCACCGCCGTGCTGACGGTGGACTCGGAACCGGCTTTCCGGGCTGGGGCTGGCTTCGAAGGCCTCCGGAGCCTCTTCGTGCCGGCGCTGGACAAACCCGAAACCGACCTGCTCAGCCACCTGGATCGGTGCGTGGCCTTCATCGGCCAGGCTCGCTCCGAGGGCCGTGCGGTGCTGGTGCACTG TCATGCAGGAGTCAGTCGCAGTGTTGCTGTAGTGAcggcttttatcatgaagacgGACCAGCTTACCTTTGAAAAGGCCTATGAGAACCTCCAGATGGTCAAGCCGGAGGCTAG GATGAACGAGGGGTTTGAGTGGCAACTGAAGCTGTACGAGGCGATGGGATACGAGGTCGACACCTGCAGTGCCATTTACAAGCAGTACCGTTTACAGAAGGTGACTGAGAAGTACCCAG AACTTCAGAATTTACCTCAAGAACTCTTTGCTGTTGACCCAACTACTATTTCACAAGGACTAAAAGATGACATTCTCTACAAATGTAGGAAGTGCAG cttctttgcCCAAAATGCAGTGCCAAGTTGGGTTCCTTTAACTGGTATGGCGAACAGTGCTCGTGTGGTCGATGGATAA